Part of the Acidobacteriota bacterium genome, CGGTCGAGGGGCAGCGAGCGGACGGGCGCGTTTCCATTTCCTACCCGCTTTTCACCGAACTGCAAGAGCAGCAAACCGTCCTCACCGGCCTCATGGCCGATGCCGGGGCCGGACTGGAGCGAGTCGAACTGGAAGGCCAGAAACTATCGGGCGTGCGCGTTTCCTCGGTCTCAGGCAACTACTTCGAGGTACTGGGCGTACGGCCCTACCTGGGGCGGATGCTGAGTGCCGAGGACGACCAGCCAGGAGGCGAAGGAGGAGCGGCCGTGGTCAGCTACGCCTTCTGGACGGGACGCCTGGGCGGGCAGTCCGACGCCCTGGGACGCGTCCTGCGGGTGGGCGGAAGCCACTTCACCATCGCCGGCGTGGCGCCGCCGGAGTTCTTCGGCGCTCAGGTGGGCAGCCGTACCGACGTCTGGCTACCCATGCGCCGCTCGATGTCCGAAGACAGCCTCACCTGGCGCACCGGCACCTTCTTCCGCATTATGGGACGCCTGGGATCCGGCGTCACCCCGCAACAGGCCGAGCAGGAGCTGTCGGCCCTTTTCCGCCACCGCCTGGAAGCGGAAGCCGCCCAGGGCGAGACCATCGTCCGGCAAGGCACCCGCATCGCCGATCACCGCATCCTGCTCAAACCCGCCGCCAACGGGTTCGACCGTCTGCGCCAATCCTATTCCCTGCCCCTCAAGGTCCTCACGGCGGCCACCCTGCTGGCCTTGTTGATCGTCTGTTTCAACGTCGCCAACCTGATGCTGGCGCGCGCCGCAGCCCGCGGACGCGAGCTGGCCACCCGCCTGGCGCTGGGCGCCGGACGGCTGCGTCTGGCCCGTCAGATGATGATGGAAAGCCTGCTGCTGGGCCTGGTCGGCGGACTGGCCGGACTGGTTACGGCCTGGGCCGCCAGCCCCTTCATCGCCGGCTTCATAGCTTCCCCCCAGGACGCTTCCCTGCTCCACCTGCGTCCCGACGGACGCATTCTCGGCTACGCCCTGGCCGCCTCGCTGGCCACCGGACTCCTCTTCGGACTGGCGCCCGTATGCTGGTGCCTGCTTCGCGACCCCGGCCGAGCCCTGGGAGGAGGACGTGAAGGAAGCGACTCCGGACGTCCCCGATTGCGCCTGGCCAAAGTCATGATGGCGGCCCAGTTGACGATCTCTCTGCTGCTGCTCTCGGGAGCAGGCCTGATGCTGGGCACCCTGCAGGAGTTGGCCGGAGTCAGCCTGGGCTTCCAGCAGGAGCGGTTGGCAGTGGCTTCGGTCCACTTCGAGGTCCCGCGGGAGCGCCGTACCGAGCTGACCCGGGCCATCGAGGAGCGCCTGGCGGCCGAGCCTGGAGTCCGTTCAGCCTCCGCCTCCTGGCTCGGGCTCTTCACCCGCTCCAACATGTCGGCCAATCTGGACATCGCAGGCTATCAGGCCGGTGCTGATGAGGAGGTCTCGGTGCGGGTCAACTCGGTGAGTCCGGCCTACCTCGATACCCTGGGAATTCCCCTGCTGGCGGGCCGCCCGCTGCGCGCTTCCGACGATGAAGGAGCCCCCAAGGCGGCGCTGGTCAACCGTGCCTTCGTGCAACGCTACCTGCCCGGCCAGTCCGCCCTGGGACGGACCTTCCGCCTCAAAGGCGACGATGCCGACGTAGAAATCGTTGGCGTGACGGGGGACTTCCTTTGGAATGACCTGCGGGCCCGGCCAGAGCCCATCTTCCTGCTCTCCTCGGCCCAATGGGGGATGAGCACCCGCTCGATCCAGATCCGCCTGCAGGTGCCCTTTCAATCGGCGGCCGCCTCTTTGCGCAAGGCCATCGAGGACCTCGACGAGACGGCCCTGGTGGTCCGCCTGGAGAGCATGTCGAACCAGGTCGACACCACCATCCGCCAGGAACGCATGCTGGCCCATCTAGCCGCCTGGTTCTCGGGACTGGGCACCCTGCTGGCCTGTCTGGGCCTCTACGGCATCCTTTCCTATTCCGTGCAGCGCCGACGGCGGGAAATCGGCATCCGCCTGGCGGTGGGCGCGCGCCGCTCCGCCATTCTCGGTTTGGTGCTGCGTGAGGCTTTGCTGCTGTTGCTGGTGGCACTCCCGTTAGGACTGGCGGGATCATGGCTGGCCTCCCAGGCCATCTCCAGCTTCCTCTTCGGCGTCGAGCCTCACGATCCGCGGATTCTCACAGGCGTGGCGGCCCTTCTGGCGCTGGTGACCTTGTTGGCCGCCCTGCTGCCGGCCCGCCGCGCCGCGGCCCTCGATCCCGCTCATATTCTGCGCGAGTAGGCCACTCTTTCAGCCCTTCTTTTTTTTCCTTGACTTTGAGCGCGCTCTAACTTGTAGGGTCGGATTTTCAGCAAATCTAACATGACCTGCAAAGGAGCCATTTTGAACCTAGGACTGGAAGCGAAACGAGTGTTGGTCACGGGAAGCACGCGCGGAATCGGACGGTCGATTGCCGCGGGTTTCGTCGGGGAAGGAGCCAGGGTGGCGGTGCATGGTCGCCGTCAAGAAACAGCCCGGTCGGTTGCTCGGGAAGTCTCGCAAGAGGCTGGAGGAACGCCGGTTGCGGCCCTCTCGGGCGATCTGTCGCAAGAAGACGGAGTGGAGCAGGTGTTCCAGGGTTGCCTGGAGCAGTTGGGAGGTATCGACGTCTTAGTCAACAACGCCGGCGCTTACGAAGTCTGCGGCTGGAAGGAAGCCGACGGAGAGCGCTGGATGGACAGCTACGCCGTCAACGTGGTTTCCAGGGTGCGCTTGATCCGCAGGGTGCTGGATTCGATGCGCCGGCAGCAGTGGGGGCGGATCATCCAGATCGCAAGCATCTCGGCTGCGGTCGCACCGCCTGTCTTTCCCGACTACGCCGCCGCCAAGGCGGCCTCGGTCAATATGACGGTCAGCCTCATGCAGGAGCTGGCCGGAAGCGGAATCACCGCCAATACCATCAGTCCGGGGCCGGTGGAGACCGAGACCTGGAAGACC contains:
- a CDS encoding ADOP family duplicated permease, yielding VEGQRADGRVSISYPLFTELQEQQTVLTGLMADAGAGLERVELEGQKLSGVRVSSVSGNYFEVLGVRPYLGRMLSAEDDQPGGEGGAAVVSYAFWTGRLGGQSDALGRVLRVGGSHFTIAGVAPPEFFGAQVGSRTDVWLPMRRSMSEDSLTWRTGTFFRIMGRLGSGVTPQQAEQELSALFRHRLEAEAAQGETIVRQGTRIADHRILLKPAANGFDRLRQSYSLPLKVLTAATLLALLIVCFNVANLMLARAAARGRELATRLALGAGRLRLARQMMMESLLLGLVGGLAGLVTAWAASPFIAGFIASPQDASLLHLRPDGRILGYALAASLATGLLFGLAPVCWCLLRDPGRALGGGREGSDSGRPRLRLAKVMMAAQLTISLLLLSGAGLMLGTLQELAGVSLGFQQERLAVASVHFEVPRERRTELTRAIEERLAAEPGVRSASASWLGLFTRSNMSANLDIAGYQAGADEEVSVRVNSVSPAYLDTLGIPLLAGRPLRASDDEGAPKAALVNRAFVQRYLPGQSALGRTFRLKGDDADVEIVGVTGDFLWNDLRARPEPIFLLSSAQWGMSTRSIQIRLQVPFQSAAASLRKAIEDLDETALVVRLESMSNQVDTTIRQERMLAHLAAWFSGLGTLLACLGLYGILSYSVQRRRREIGIRLAVGARRSAILGLVLREALLLLLVALPLGLAGSWLASQAISSFLFGVEPHDPRILTGVAALLALVTLLAALLPARRAAALDPAHILRE
- a CDS encoding SDR family oxidoreductase translates to MNLGLEAKRVLVTGSTRGIGRSIAAGFVGEGARVAVHGRRQETARSVAREVSQEAGGTPVAALSGDLSQEDGVEQVFQGCLEQLGGIDVLVNNAGAYEVCGWKEADGERWMDSYAVNVVSRVRLIRRVLDSMRRQQWGRIIQIASISAAVAPPVFPDYAAAKAASVNMTVSLMQELAGSGITANTISPGPVETETWKTFAIQIGKGQGWGDDLEEIKEKLLSGWMSNPCGRIGRPQDVADACLFLASQRSAYINGVNLPVTGGLAARAI